The following are encoded together in the Pleurocapsa sp. FMAR1 genome:
- the ltrA gene encoding group II intron reverse transcriptase/maturase has product MNKPNTDSLTETVGWDDINWNKAERYVFKLQKRIYAASRRGEIKTVRKLQKTLMSSWSNKVLAVRRVTQDNRGKKTAGVDGIKNLSPEARLKLAGQLTLTGKSKPTRRVWIPKPGKEEKRPLGIPTMHDRALQGVLKSALEPEWEAYFEPNSYGFRPGRSCHDAVYKIKLAIQSKTKYVLDADIAKCFDRINHTALLQKLNHRGKVRQQIKAWLKSGVIDQGAFAPTSDGTPQGGVISPLLANIALHGLENMLTDYAKTIKLRYPGGKAASWQAKVRSLTFIRYADDFVVIHQDLDVILKCKELISIWLSDIGLELKPSKTRIAHTLNGEQSEDGISGFNFLGYNIRQFPIGKHKSPKHPHGFYLGFRTLIIPSKESCKRHQENIKKVVKEHKKSPQPVLISKLNPIIRGWCNYYKFSDANTMKLFSKQDFLVMQKLRAWGVNRCGNFSKACRKYLHRIGNRIYFATGNEGTSPLRLLFHNTFSSSSTEYVKVKGDKSPYDGDLIYWSTRMGRSAEMPQNKAFLLKKQKGKCNWCGLNFRNGDVLENDHILAKALGGINDNSNKQLLHGHCHDEKTALDLIQIREKRATKFFKELALIWSKTKYTWIDDTPVVLKN; this is encoded by the coding sequence GTGAATAAGCCTAATACAGATTCATTAACGGAGACTGTGGGATGGGATGATATCAATTGGAATAAAGCCGAAAGATATGTCTTCAAGCTGCAAAAACGCATTTATGCTGCTTCTCGTCGTGGAGAAATAAAAACAGTCCGAAAACTCCAGAAAACACTGATGAGTTCTTGGTCAAATAAAGTGTTAGCGGTTCGTCGGGTAACACAAGACAATCGCGGTAAAAAGACGGCAGGAGTGGACGGGATTAAAAACCTATCCCCAGAAGCCCGATTGAAACTCGCAGGACAACTTACCTTAACAGGTAAAAGTAAACCTACTCGCAGAGTATGGATTCCCAAACCTGGAAAAGAGGAGAAACGTCCACTAGGCATACCCACAATGCACGACCGCGCACTTCAAGGAGTATTAAAATCTGCCTTAGAACCCGAATGGGAGGCTTATTTTGAACCAAACTCCTACGGATTTCGACCAGGAAGGTCGTGTCACGATGCAGTGTACAAGATAAAACTAGCAATACAATCTAAAACCAAGTATGTCTTAGATGCCGATATTGCAAAATGTTTTGATCGTATAAATCATACTGCATTACTCCAAAAACTCAATCACCGAGGTAAAGTCAGGCAACAAATTAAAGCATGGCTAAAATCGGGAGTAATAGACCAAGGAGCATTTGCACCTACGAGTGATGGAACGCCTCAAGGCGGGGTTATTTCACCGTTACTCGCTAACATTGCATTACATGGTCTGGAGAATATGTTAACTGACTACGCAAAAACCATCAAGCTGAGATATCCAGGTGGAAAAGCAGCTAGTTGGCAGGCGAAAGTCAGATCACTTACATTCATTCGATATGCGGATGATTTCGTAGTGATTCATCAAGACCTTGATGTAATTCTTAAGTGTAAAGAACTAATCTCCATCTGGCTAAGTGATATCGGCTTAGAACTAAAACCATCCAAAACCAGAATAGCTCACACACTAAACGGTGAACAAAGCGAAGATGGAATATCTGGATTTAATTTTTTAGGGTACAATATTCGACAATTTCCAATAGGAAAACATAAGTCGCCAAAACACCCACATGGATTTTATTTAGGTTTTAGAACTCTCATCATCCCCAGCAAAGAATCTTGCAAAAGACATCAAGAAAATATCAAAAAGGTTGTCAAGGAACATAAAAAATCCCCACAACCAGTGCTTATTAGTAAGCTTAACCCAATTATTAGAGGTTGGTGCAATTACTATAAATTTTCCGATGCAAACACTATGAAATTGTTTTCAAAACAAGACTTCTTAGTAATGCAAAAATTAAGAGCCTGGGGAGTAAATCGGTGTGGAAACTTCAGCAAAGCTTGCAGAAAGTATCTACATAGGATAGGAAATCGAATCTACTTTGCAACTGGAAATGAAGGAACATCACCTCTACGGTTGCTATTTCACAATACTTTCAGCAGTAGTTCAACTGAATACGTGAAGGTTAAAGGAGATAAAAGTCCTTATGACGGAGATTTGATTTATTGGAGTACCAGAATGGGGAGAAGTGCTGAAATGCCCCAAAACAAAGCATTTTTACTTAAGAAACAAAAAGGGAAATGTAACTGGTGCGGATTAAATTTCCGCAACGGAGATGTTCTTGAGAATGACCATATTTTAGCAAAAGCTTTAGGAGGTATTAACGATAACTCTAATAAACAGCTACTACATGGTCATTGCCACGATGAAAAAACAGCACTTGATTTGATACAAATTAGGGAAAAAAGAGCTACAAAATTCTTTAAGGAATTAGCTCTTATATGGTCAAAAACCAAATATACATGGATTGACGATACCCCAGTTGTATTAAAAAACTGA
- a CDS encoding DNA phosphorothioation-associated putative methyltransferase, whose translation MVTLEKYSSIVSSCKNSPIGKHLPNALYVHTAALSKLDPFLKDYEHQARGLIENTDKATIIKFGIDRPKISYLYYPGFDLDPHPQLHQSVVVDLITEQVTVRQYHNSHNPPILHRKETFVTAEYPNYQTFAELTEAEVALGLLDNSRHIGTLQEWTRLLLQQGICIVNHHLACPIDSPLAKQQTVLIERHKAALKRSELSRPVRVALEADLFTVGTTFFDYGCGCGEDIKRISELGYDSSGWDPYYRPNTKINSADVVNLGYIINVIEDIAERREVLINAWELAQQVLIVSAQVLVDDRRRGLIAYGDGIVTNRNTFQKYYEQEELKLYIEQVLGVEAIPAGLGIYLVFRNEAQAESFRAFRVYSHLSTPRVQAQVRNFEDYRQLLTPLMDFYTKRGRLPVKGELSAEAEIKAEFRSYQRAFKVIFQATDRKEWEAIAEKRRQDLLVYLALGKFSGRPTIRKLAPEVKADVKALFGNYKQACTIADLLLIQVGDMKKIANLCKTSNIGKQLNDAIAVHVSALEKLPPLLRLYEGCASRNFYRLENANIVKLYYNKPKITYLVYPEFDTKAHPALQATMEVDLHNLSVTYHDISDETNPLILHQKDTLVAPDYPSYNKFVRLTKKEQKSGLLENTDAIRRLHGWMRCLREHEVKIEGHKLSNQ comes from the coding sequence ATGGTAACTCTCGAAAAATATTCCTCAATTGTCTCTAGCTGTAAAAATAGTCCCATAGGGAAACATTTGCCTAATGCGCTGTATGTTCATACTGCTGCTTTATCTAAACTCGATCCTTTTTTAAAAGATTATGAGCATCAGGCAAGAGGCTTAATAGAAAATACCGATAAAGCTACCATCATTAAATTTGGTATCGATCGTCCTAAAATATCTTATTTATATTATCCAGGCTTTGACCTCGATCCTCATCCTCAACTACACCAAAGTGTTGTGGTAGATTTAATCACCGAACAGGTAACGGTTCGACAGTATCATAATTCTCATAATCCGCCAATTCTCCATCGCAAAGAAACCTTTGTTACCGCCGAGTATCCTAATTATCAAACCTTCGCTGAATTGACTGAAGCAGAAGTGGCTTTAGGCTTATTAGACAACTCCCGTCACATTGGTACTTTGCAGGAGTGGACACGTTTATTACTACAACAGGGAATATGTATAGTGAATCATCATCTGGCTTGTCCCATAGACTCTCCCCTTGCCAAACAGCAAACTGTCTTAATTGAAAGGCATAAAGCAGCTTTAAAACGTTCAGAATTATCCCGTCCTGTGAGGGTTGCCTTAGAAGCAGATTTATTTACGGTTGGTACTACCTTTTTTGATTATGGCTGTGGTTGTGGAGAAGACATAAAACGTATTAGTGAACTGGGCTATGATAGTTCTGGCTGGGATCCTTATTATCGCCCTAATACCAAAATCAACTCGGCTGACGTTGTGAATTTAGGCTATATCATTAACGTTATAGAGGATATTGCCGAACGACGAGAAGTTCTAATCAACGCTTGGGAATTGGCACAGCAGGTGCTGATTGTCTCGGCTCAAGTTCTAGTTGACGATCGCCGTCGTGGTCTAATTGCCTACGGCGATGGCATAGTTACCAACCGTAATACCTTCCAGAAATATTACGAACAGGAAGAACTAAAGCTGTATATAGAGCAAGTCTTAGGAGTTGAAGCAATTCCTGCGGGTTTAGGTATTTATCTTGTATTTCGTAACGAAGCTCAAGCCGAGTCTTTCCGTGCCTTCCGCGTTTATTCCCACCTTAGTACTCCTAGGGTTCAAGCTCAAGTTAGAAATTTTGAGGACTATCGCCAGCTATTAACCCCTCTGATGGATTTTTATACTAAGAGGGGTAGATTGCCAGTCAAAGGCGAATTAAGCGCAGAAGCTGAGATTAAAGCCGAATTTCGTAGCTATCAGCGAGCATTTAAGGTAATCTTCCAGGCTACAGATAGAAAAGAATGGGAGGCGATCGCTGAAAAACGTCGCCAAGATCTTTTAGTCTATTTAGCATTGGGCAAATTTAGCGGTCGCCCTACCATCAGAAAGCTAGCACCTGAAGTCAAAGCCGATGTCAAGGCTTTATTTGGTAACTACAAACAAGCCTGTACCATCGCCGATCTCTTACTAATTCAAGTGGGAGACATGAAGAAAATTGCTAACCTCTGTAAAACCAGCAACATTGGTAAACAGCTAAATGATGCGATCGCAGTTCACGTTAGCGCACTCGAAAAACTGCCTCCCTTACTACGACTATATGAAGGCTGTGCTAGTCGCAATTTCTACCGCTTAGAAAATGCCAACATTGTCAAACTCTACTACAACAAGCCAAAAATAACCTATCTAGTCTATCCAGAATTTGACACTAAAGCTCATCCTGCTTTACAGGCAACAATGGAAGTAGATTTACATAATCTATCTGTCACCTATCACGATATTTCTGATGAGACTAACCCGCTAATTCTGCATCAAAAAGATACCTTAGTTGCGCCAGACTATCCTAGCTACAACAAATTCGTCCGACTAACCAAAAAAGAACAAAAATCAGGCTTGCTAGAAAACACAGATGCCATTCGTCGCCTTCATGGCTGGATGCGCTGTCTCAGGGAACATGAGGTAAAAATTGAAGGACACAAGCTTAGTAATCAATGA
- a CDS encoding nucleoside phosphorylase — MKLYHIGFSQSDLGLDAPQTVLLSGEPERSQYIAHTYLQNVKLLSEYRGLHSYLGNLPNGRPILIATSGMGASSLSIVVNELVKVGIKQFIRVGTCGSIQPSVKVGSLVVSQAALCRQGAALDIAPVEYPAVGDPYLTVALVETARRLEIDCHLGITASVDTFYEGQERTESSANPHLQPWLKEITATYRHLNILNYEMEAGTLFKMAGVYGFAAACVCGVVAQRTETENIIIADKDQTVERAIKVAVETLVNLV, encoded by the coding sequence ATGAAACTTTATCATATTGGCTTTAGCCAGTCAGATCTTGGTCTTGACGCGCCCCAGACTGTACTATTGTCTGGAGAACCAGAGCGATCGCAATACATCGCTCATACTTATTTACAAAATGTTAAACTTCTTTCAGAATATCGAGGACTTCATAGTTATTTAGGTAATCTGCCTAATGGTAGACCCATCTTAATCGCTACTAGCGGAATGGGGGCATCTTCTTTAAGTATTGTAGTAAATGAACTAGTTAAAGTCGGCATCAAACAATTTATTCGAGTTGGTACTTGTGGTTCGATTCAGCCCAGCGTAAAGGTAGGTAGCCTTGTTGTATCTCAAGCAGCTTTATGTCGTCAAGGTGCAGCTTTAGATATTGCCCCTGTGGAATACCCTGCCGTTGGCGATCCTTATTTAACAGTGGCTCTAGTAGAAACGGCTCGACGTTTAGAAATTGACTGTCACTTGGGTATTACCGCTTCAGTAGATACCTTTTATGAAGGACAGGAAAGAACCGAGTCTTCGGCTAATCCCCATCTCCAACCTTGGCTCAAAGAAATTACTGCTACCTATCGTCATCTCAATATTTTGAATTATGAAATGGAAGCAGGAACTCTATTTAAGATGGCTGGGGTCTATGGTTTTGCTGCTGCTTGTGTCTGTGGGGTAGTGGCACAACGTACCGAGACTGAGAATATAATAATTGCCGATAAAGATCAAACCGTTGAGCGAGCTATTAAAGTAGCGGTTGAAACACTGGTTAATCTTGTTTAA
- a CDS encoding collagen-like protein — MEVRFLSKVSLFMAIFVLPQFIPTTSTSQSLLCSAVLAADIQDLGESGDHGEEGAKGNNGRNGDNLTVFADGTPMNLDLTGGGGAAGQQGIQGYDALCEQQGDKIGKNLRGANGGDGGDGGDGGVGGNGGSLTIYTTNKESLKQVYVIAAGGEGGASGKAGVGGEGCQCDRPYWNEETCFGDPGSSNYSCTTEEFQCTDGESGRKGRTGVKGRDGEIGNLTLINLDKSLDPDLPEVTAPISELKGRGYTLSKNIWQNKNNAASLLAPGSVIANKYKELVARHEHTVLVVWDAPQPAENFDDQNMTLAIKGENDADIFLPKDLWLETKTEKQNKVTELHIFNAVRTKDVDDLTIDGLFGQGAGLELDVFDKAEQSNLIGTDFTIRYSVGEKSEEKNFFGGSSTEYKTKYEGTVPTQAIAKNGNLFTLQLGKLPIPPEYLQPGLKVEIEVAAKRSLGENSLIKKLSTRTEIEQQSRS, encoded by the coding sequence ATGGAAGTACGTTTTTTAAGCAAGGTGTCATTGTTTATGGCAATCTTCGTCTTACCACAATTTATTCCCACCACTTCCACTTCTCAATCCCTACTCTGTTCGGCTGTACTGGCAGCAGATATCCAAGATTTGGGCGAAAGTGGAGATCATGGAGAAGAGGGAGCAAAGGGTAATAATGGTCGTAATGGCGATAATTTAACTGTGTTTGCCGATGGCACACCTATGAATTTAGATTTAACAGGTGGTGGCGGTGCCGCAGGACAACAAGGAATCCAAGGATATGATGCTTTGTGCGAGCAGCAAGGCGACAAAATAGGCAAAAACCTACGGGGAGCAAATGGCGGTGACGGAGGCGATGGAGGCGACGGCGGAGTCGGCGGCAATGGTGGCTCTTTGACTATCTACACCACTAATAAAGAAAGCTTAAAGCAGGTCTATGTAATTGCTGCGGGGGGAGAAGGAGGCGCATCAGGAAAAGCGGGAGTAGGAGGAGAAGGCTGTCAATGCGATCGCCCTTATTGGAATGAAGAAACCTGCTTTGGCGATCCTGGAAGCTCTAACTATAGCTGCACTACCGAAGAATTTCAATGTACCGACGGTGAATCAGGCAGAAAAGGACGCACTGGTGTCAAAGGTAGAGACGGTGAAATTGGCAATCTGACTTTAATTAATTTGGATAAGTCCCTCGATCCAGATTTACCAGAAGTTACTGCGCCAATTAGTGAGTTAAAAGGAAGGGGCTATACTTTATCAAAAAATATTTGGCAGAACAAAAATAATGCTGCTTCTTTACTTGCCCCTGGTTCAGTTATTGCTAATAAATACAAAGAATTAGTAGCTCGTCATGAACATACAGTACTGGTAGTTTGGGATGCACCCCAGCCAGCCGAAAATTTTGACGATCAGAATATGACTTTAGCTATTAAGGGAGAAAATGACGCTGATATCTTTTTACCTAAAGACTTGTGGTTAGAAACCAAAACAGAAAAACAAAATAAGGTAACCGAACTGCATATTTTTAATGCCGTTCGCACTAAAGATGTTGACGATCTAACTATAGATGGTCTATTTGGACAAGGAGCAGGTTTAGAGCTAGATGTCTTTGACAAAGCCGAACAGTCTAATTTGATCGGCACTGACTTTACGATTAGATACAGTGTGGGCGAAAAGTCCGAAGAGAAAAACTTTTTTGGTGGTAGTAGCACCGAATATAAAACTAAATATGAGGGAACAGTTCCAACTCAAGCGATCGCCAAAAACGGCAATTTATTTACCTTGCAGTTAGGCAAGTTACCTATTCCGCCTGAATATCTCCAGCCAGGATTAAAAGTAGAAATAGAAGTAGCTGCCAAACGCTCTTTAGGAGAAAATTCCCTAATCAAAAAACTGTCTACCCGTACTGAGATTGAACAACAATCACGATCTTAA
- a CDS encoding DUF924 family protein yields the protein MDKSCKSSEVLEFWFSEKVKPLWFKKSAEFDREIEARFINTYLMAKTGTLNDWKSNPDDALALIIVLDQFSRNIFRDTPQAFATDKKAVELTRFAVNNNYQQSLSKDRQVFLYMPLMHSENKVDQAKCVRLFSELGKEDNLQFAIQHQEIINRFGRFPHRNSILARESTLAEQEFLTQPGASF from the coding sequence ATGGATAAATCTTGCAAATCATCTGAGGTATTAGAGTTTTGGTTTTCTGAAAAGGTTAAACCGCTATGGTTTAAGAAAAGCGCAGAATTCGATCGAGAAATCGAAGCACGTTTTATTAATACTTATTTAATGGCAAAAACGGGTACATTAAATGATTGGAAAAGTAATCCTGATGATGCGCTGGCTTTAATTATTGTATTAGACCAATTTTCCCGCAATATCTTTCGGGATACACCTCAAGCATTTGCCACAGACAAGAAGGCAGTTGAATTAACAAGATTTGCCGTTAATAATAATTATCAGCAAAGTTTATCAAAAGATCGGCAGGTATTTCTTTATATGCCTCTGATGCACAGTGAAAACAAAGTAGATCAGGCTAAGTGTGTCAGGCTTTTTAGCGAATTAGGCAAAGAAGATAATCTTCAATTTGCCATTCAACATCAAGAGATTATTAATCGCTTTGGTCGTTTTCCTCACCGCAACTCAATATTGGCTAGAGAATCAACTTTAGCAGAGCAAGAGTTTTTGACACAACCTGGAGCGAGTTTTTAA
- a CDS encoding methylenetetrahydrofolate reductase: protein MTSNLQQAVLNKDFLVTAEVAPPKGGNPARMLEVAEKLKGRVHAVNVTDGSRAVLRMSSVAASVILQQHNIEPVCQVACRDRNCLGLQADLMGAYALGVRNVLALTGDPIKAGDHTKSRGVFELESVRLLKLISKLNSGFDFNDKTMPDESLDLFPGAAVDPQLKSVSGLQKRFEKKLEAGAEFFQSQMITDFDKLDKFMSQIACVSNKPILAGIFLLKSAKNAQFINKYVPGVDIPESTIERLGNAENPLQEGVKIAAEQVELAKTMCQGVHMMAVKREDLIPEILSLAGIEPIAVK from the coding sequence ATGACGAGTAATCTTCAACAAGCCGTACTTAATAAAGATTTTTTAGTCACTGCCGAAGTTGCTCCTCCAAAAGGGGGAAACCCTGCCAGAATGTTAGAAGTGGCAGAAAAACTAAAAGGTAGGGTTCATGCAGTCAACGTTACTGATGGTAGTCGTGCCGTACTAAGAATGTCTTCTGTGGCTGCTTCGGTTATTTTGCAACAGCATAATATTGAACCAGTATGTCAGGTAGCCTGTCGCGATCGCAACTGTCTTGGCTTGCAGGCAGATCTAATGGGTGCCTATGCTTTGGGTGTCCGCAATGTCTTGGCACTTACTGGAGATCCGATCAAGGCTGGCGATCACACGAAATCTAGGGGAGTTTTTGAACTGGAATCGGTTAGGCTGCTGAAATTAATTAGTAAGTTAAACAGTGGATTTGACTTTAACGACAAAACAATGCCAGATGAATCTCTAGATCTGTTTCCTGGTGCTGCTGTCGATCCGCAGTTGAAAAGCGTATCTGGTTTACAAAAAAGATTTGAAAAGAAATTAGAGGCTGGGGCAGAATTTTTTCAAAGTCAAATGATTACCGACTTTGACAAATTAGATAAATTTATGAGTCAGATTGCCTGTGTCAGCAATAAACCCATCTTAGCTGGCATATTTCTTTTGAAATCAGCTAAAAATGCTCAATTTATCAATAAATATGTGCCAGGGGTAGATATACCCGAATCTACAATTGAACGCTTGGGTAATGCCGAGAATCCACTTCAAGAAGGGGTCAAAATTGCAGCCGAACAAGTTGAGCTAGCTAAAACCATGTGCCAAGGAGTTCACATGATGGCAGTGAAGCGAGAAGACTTAATTCCCGAAATACTAAGTTTGGCAGGAATTGAACCCATAGCGGTAAAATAG
- the trpS gene encoding tryptophan--tRNA ligase gives MSKQRVLSGIQTTGNLHLGNYLGAIRNWVEIQQDYDNFFFFADLHAITVPHDAKVLAANTFNLAAIYLACGIDLNCSTIFVQSHVSAHSELAWLLNCVTPLNWLERMIQFKEKAVKQGENVGVGLLDYPVLMAADILLYDADKVPVGEDQKQHLELTRDIAGRVNDQFGKKKQPVLKVPEPMIRKEGARVMSLADGTKKMSKSDPSELSRIDLLDPPDAITRKIKKCKTDPVKGLAFDDPERPECHNLLTLYQLLGNKTKQEVAAECQDMGWGQFKPLLTETAVEALKPIQVKYNELMDNQDYLNSVLRDGAAKASSVANQTLVRVKDAMGFLPPM, from the coding sequence ATGAGTAAACAGCGAGTCTTATCTGGAATTCAAACTACTGGTAACCTACATCTAGGCAATTATTTAGGCGCAATTCGTAACTGGGTCGAAATACAACAGGACTATGACAACTTCTTCTTTTTTGCCGATCTTCACGCTATTACCGTACCCCATGATGCCAAAGTTTTAGCAGCCAACACCTTCAATTTAGCAGCAATATATCTAGCTTGTGGCATTGATTTAAACTGCTCAACTATTTTTGTGCAGTCTCATGTATCTGCTCATAGTGAACTTGCCTGGCTGCTCAACTGTGTTACTCCGCTTAACTGGTTGGAAAGAATGATCCAGTTTAAGGAAAAAGCTGTTAAACAAGGTGAAAATGTAGGTGTTGGTTTATTGGATTATCCTGTGCTAATGGCAGCAGATATATTACTTTACGATGCGGACAAAGTGCCTGTAGGCGAAGATCAAAAACAGCATTTAGAACTAACTAGAGATATTGCAGGTAGGGTTAACGATCAATTCGGTAAAAAGAAGCAGCCCGTTTTAAAAGTACCCGAACCCATGATTCGCAAAGAAGGCGCAAGGGTAATGAGCTTAGCGGATGGGACAAAAAAAATGTCTAAGTCCGATCCTTCAGAATTAAGTCGCATCGATTTACTCGATCCGCCTGATGCTATTACCAGGAAAATTAAAAAGTGCAAAACAGATCCCGTGAAGGGATTGGCATTTGATGATCCTGAGCGTCCTGAATGTCATAACCTGCTTACTCTATATCAACTTTTGGGCAATAAAACTAAACAAGAAGTAGCAGCAGAATGTCAAGATATGGGCTGGGGTCAATTTAAGCCTCTGCTAACAGAAACTGCCGTTGAAGCATTAAAACCAATTCAAGTCAAATATAATGAATTAATGGATAATCAAGATTATCTTAATTCTGTTTTGCGAGATGGTGCAGCCAAAGCCAGTAGTGTAGCCAATCAAACTTTAGTTAGAGTCAAAGATGCTATGGGTTTTTTACCTCCTATGTAG
- a CDS encoding HEAT repeat domain-containing protein gives MIAAQKLCQSHILSEKELGVNILGQLGIPQRTFPEECLYILLQLLNTETNSQILSSIGIALGHLKDPRTVKLLVKFKNHPHEDVRYGVVSGISGHETPLAIDALVELTADNDADVRNWATFGLGTLIDTDTTRIREALWQRLIEEDIDTNENYEIYGEALVGLARRKDQRIIPILRKELESDQVSVLAVEAAAEIGDIRLYPALMLLKEWWSLNQDALSEAIKSCQRISL, from the coding sequence TTGATTGCAGCACAGAAACTTTGTCAAAGTCATATACTTTCAGAAAAAGAGCTTGGCGTAAACATATTAGGTCAATTAGGTATCCCACAAAGAACATTTCCTGAAGAATGCTTGTACATATTATTGCAGCTATTAAACACTGAAACTAACAGTCAAATATTATCTTCAATTGGAATTGCTTTAGGGCATTTAAAAGATCCAAGAACAGTTAAACTACTAGTTAAATTTAAAAATCATCCTCACGAAGATGTTCGCTATGGAGTCGTATCAGGCATTTCAGGACACGAAACTCCTTTAGCGATTGATGCTTTAGTAGAATTAACAGCCGATAATGATGCAGATGTCAGAAACTGGGCAACTTTTGGGCTAGGAACTTTAATTGATACGGACACAACTAGAATTAGAGAAGCCTTGTGGCAACGTTTAATCGAAGAAGATATCGATACCAATGAGAATTATGAAATCTACGGCGAAGCTCTAGTTGGATTAGCTAGAAGAAAAGATCAAAGAATAATTCCTATTTTACGAAAAGAACTTGAAAGCGATCAAGTTAGCGTACTTGCAGTAGAAGCAGCAGCAGAAATAGGAGATATCCGATTATACCCAGCTTTAATGTTGCTTAAAGAATGGTGGAGTTTAAATCAAGACGCTTTATCTGAGGCAATAAAAAGTTGTCAGAGAATAAGTCTATAA
- a CDS encoding carbohydrate ABC transporter permease — MKQRSLEIDKTSLPFSLVNISRINVLILLVLLIGAIVVLFPLLVVIKTSFTSPKDSFTFANYQAAWHRGNFLLAFANSTLVALGVTALQIVTSALAGYALARLKFKGQQAVLLLILTTLVIPFQLLVIPVFVILKWAHLINSYWSLILPTAANGFGIFLMRQYFASIPIELEEAAALDGANRLQILMRIMLPLSRPALVTLFLFTFIGEWNDLFKPLVFTTRPELRTVQLALSEFQEQFTSDWSLLMAAVVIATIPVLILFLIGQKQLIQGIGSTGIKN, encoded by the coding sequence ATGAAACAGCGATCGCTCGAAATAGACAAAACCTCTTTGCCATTTTCTCTGGTAAATATTTCGCGAATCAACGTATTAATTTTACTGGTTTTATTAATTGGAGCAATAGTTGTTTTATTTCCTTTGTTAGTTGTCATAAAAACCTCTTTTACCTCACCTAAAGATAGCTTTACTTTTGCTAATTATCAAGCAGCTTGGCATCGGGGTAATTTTTTATTGGCTTTTGCTAATTCTACTTTAGTGGCTTTGGGGGTAACTGCCTTGCAAATAGTTACTTCTGCGCTAGCGGGATATGCTTTAGCTAGACTAAAGTTTAAAGGACAACAGGCAGTATTATTACTGATTTTAACCACTTTAGTCATTCCTTTTCAGCTATTAGTAATACCTGTATTTGTAATTTTAAAATGGGCGCATTTAATCAACAGTTATTGGTCATTGATTTTACCAACAGCAGCCAATGGATTTGGTATTTTCTTAATGCGTCAATATTTTGCCAGCATTCCTATCGAATTAGAAGAAGCTGCTGCATTAGATGGAGCTAATCGTTTACAGATTTTAATGCGCATCATGTTGCCATTATCTCGTCCTGCTTTAGTAACTTTATTTCTCTTTACTTTTATTGGGGAATGGAACGATTTATTTAAACCCTTGGTGTTTACTACTCGTCCAGAATTAAGAACAGTTCAGTTAGCTTTATCGGAGTTTCAGGAACAGTTTACTAGTGATTGGTCACTTTTAATGGCAGCTGTAGTTATTGCGACTATTCCCGTATTAATACTATTTTTGATTGGTCAAAAACAATTGATTCAGGGCATTGGTTCAACGGGAATTAAGAATTAA
- a CDS encoding pseudouridine synthase encodes MKYILFNKPYGVLCQFTDNSSKQKRPLLKDYIPIPNVYPVGRLDLDSEGLLLLTDNGQLQNRLANPKFAHPRTYYVQVERIPDESALNRLRHGITIKNYLTRKAKVRILSEEPDFPPRIPPIRDRQNIPTCWLKITLTEGRNRQVRRMTAAVGFPTLRLVRVSLGSNSQQVNLTGLQPGQWRNLTSQEINMLLTFK; translated from the coding sequence ATGAAGTATATTTTATTTAATAAACCCTACGGAGTTTTATGCCAGTTTACAGATAATAGCAGTAAGCAAAAACGCCCCCTTCTTAAAGACTATATTCCGATCCCTAATGTTTATCCTGTAGGCAGATTAGATTTAGATAGCGAAGGATTATTATTATTAACTGATAATGGACAACTGCAAAATCGTCTTGCTAATCCTAAATTTGCTCATCCCCGCACTTACTATGTTCAGGTAGAACGTATTCCCGATGAATCGGCTTTGAATAGACTACGGCACGGAATCACAATCAAAAACTATCTTACCCGTAAAGCTAAAGTACGTATACTATCAGAAGAACCTGATTTTCCTCCTCGCATTCCGCCAATTCGCGATCGCCAAAACATACCTACTTGCTGGTTAAAAATCACCCTCACAGAAGGACGTAATCGTCAAGTGCGACGCATGACAGCAGCGGTAGGCTTTCCAACTCTTAGATTAGTTAGAGTTTCTCTGGGTAGCAATTCTCAGCAAGTTAATTTAACAGGCTTACAGCCTGGACAATGGCGTAATTTAACTTCACAAGAAATCAATATGTTACTTACCTTTAAATAA